The Salinirubellus salinus genome segment CGCCGAGGCGCTGGCTCCGGGCGCCCACTTCATCGTCATCGGAGTGGCCCTCCTCGTGGCCGGGCTGGTCGGCGTGTTGCTCCCACCGGGACTCGGCGCGCTCTCCGTGTTCATCCTCGCCGCGGTGGTGTTGCTCGCGGGGGCCGTCTCGCTCTACGCCTACCGCGAGTTCGACTTCTACGGCGGCCGGGGGAGCGGACAGACCTCGGACTCCGAGGCGCTGCGCGGGAAGTCCGGCCGCGTGACCGAACGGGTCACGACGAGCGAGGGCGAGGTGAAACTCGAGGAGGGTGGCTTCAACCCGTACTACCGCGCCCGGACCACCTCCGGGAGCATCGAGGTGGGCGAGGAGGTCATCGTCGTGGACCCCGGCGGGGGGAACGTCGTCACCGTCGAGTCGCTGCACTCTGGTGAAGACCCCATCGACCGGGAGCTGGCGCGTGAGCGCCGGCGCACCGAGCGGGAGCGAGCGGCCGACGAGGACCGCGAGTCGAACACCGAGAGCGGGACGGAGACGGCGTGACGGTAGACCGCCTCGACCTCTCGCGTCTCGCCGGCCACGACCCCGCGACGGTGTCCGACGAGGAGCGCGAGGCGGCCGTCCTCGCTCCGGTCCTCGACCGCGACGGCGTCGACCACCTCCTGTTCATCCGGAAGGCCGACGACCGTTCCTCGCACGCCGGGCAGATGGGGTTCCCCGGCGGCGGCCGCGAACCGACGGACGCGGACCTGCGGGAGACGGCGCTCCGCGAGTGCCACGAGGAGGTCGGGATGCACCCGGCGGAGCCGACGGTCCGCGGCCGCATCGACGACATCCGGACCGTCTCGCGCTACTCGGTGCGTCCCTACGTCGGCCGCGCGCCGGACCGCGAGTACGTCCCGGACGGGGTCGAGGTGGCGGAGGTGGCCGTCCTCCCCGTCCCGGAACTCACCGACCGCGCGAACTACGACTCGGAGCGCCGTGACCACCCCCACTACGGCGACATCCGCCTGCACTACTTCCGGGTCGGCGGCCACGTCGTCTGGGGGGCCACCGCCCGGATGCTGGTGCAGTTGCTCGAGTTGACGAGCGACTGGGAGATGCCGGCGGAACCGGACCGGCACGTGGAACCGGACGCCGAGTTCCCGGTCTGAACTCTCCACCGAGCGTGTCGCCGGGCACTTCTACCCGCTAGCCGACCGCGTGGAACAAAAGTGTCAATCAAGTGTATTCAATCTCTGAAAATACTCTCACGATACTATGTGTGTCTGGCCGTCACGTTGGGGTGAGGGGTGTCTCACATGACCGAGAACGAACACTCGAAGGGGGTAACGACGGTATCGGAAGACGGGGTGAGCGTGGAACGGACGCTCGTCGTGCGCGACGAGGGGGTAGTCGGGACGGTACGAGTCGACGCCGAGCGGCCCGAGCCGGTCGTGGTGACGGTGGTCGACCCGTTCCCGGCCGACCTCGCGGCCGAGGAGGCGGGGTTCCGGCGAGACGCCGCGCCGGAGGATGGGTCCGTGGACGGGGAGCGGGCGCGCATCCAGACCCTCGTCGAGGACGAACCGGTCGAGGTGTCCTACGGGGTCGCCCTGTCCGAACCGACCGACGGGGAGGCGTTCTCGGGGCCACGGGTGGAGGCGGTCGAGCCCGTGTCTGTCACCGGCCCCGAGGTCGCGGGCTCCGACACGGCGGACGGGGACTCCGGGCTGCTCTCCCGCGTCCAGCGACGACTGACCGGGTCGAACGCGGACGACGGCTCGGCGTCGGCCCGGACCGACGGGCCGGCCCCGGCCTCGGCCGACGAGCGCGTGGTCGACGTGGTGGCCGAGGAGATGGCGGACGACGCCGCAGTCGAGGAGGCCGAAGCGGAGACGGCGGTCGAGCAGACGGGCGCAGAGCCGACGGCCGAGGCGGCTGCAGCAGACACGGTCGCCGAGCCAGCCGAAGCGGGAACGACGGTCGAGCAGGCAGGAACGGACGTGACGCCCGGACGTGACGGGGAGTGGGACGAGATGGCCGACGGTGACTGGCAGCCAGCAGAGGGAGGGGAGGCCCGGTCGAGCACGGAGTACGCGACGGGCGGCGAGGGTGATTCAGCGCAGATGGACCACGACGAGGCAGAGACGACGGACGGGAGTGACAGCACGGACCGAACGACGGCGGCTTCCGCGCCGCGGACCGCGGTGGCCGAGGACCAGCGACGGAGCGTCGAACTCCGGGTCGACCGGCTCAGTGCGCGCGTCGAGGAGTTCGCCGCCTACGCCGACGGGCTAGAGGCCCTCATCGACGAGCACGGGAGCGCGACGGAGTTCGTCGACCGCTTCGACGAGGCGGTGGGCGACCTCGACCGGCGGTTGTCGTCGCTCGACGATGCGGTCGACGCGCTGGACGAGGAGACCTCGGCCGAGATCGAGGACGTGGAGGCCTCCGTCCGGTCGCTCAAGCGGCGCATCGGTGACGCGCGTGAGCGTATCCGCGAGGACCTCGAGCGCGTCGAGACGGACCTCGGCAGCGTCGAGGGGGACGTCGAGGTGGTGTCCGACCGCGTCGACCGCGTCGAGGGACAGCTCGACACGCTCGATGCCGACCTCGGCCGAGTCGACGGGCGGGTGGACGACGTCGCCGCGACCGTGGAGTCGGAGACGGAGCGACTCGACGGTCGCCTCGACTCGCTGGCCGAGGACGTCGAGTCGCTCCGTGCGACCGCCACCACGGTCGAGGACGACCTCGCGTCGGTGCGCGAGGAGGTGTCGACGATGCGGTCCGAGCAGGACGCGCTCCGCGAGGCGGTGGCCGAACTGCAGTCGTTCCGCACGTCCATGGCCGACGTATTCGCGGCCGACCTCGGGGCCGAGACCGGCAGCATCTCGGAGTCCGAGTCGGACCGCACGGACTCCGGCGACGCCTCCGCAGACTGAGGCGGTCGGTCCGAGCGGCCCGTCGCCGCCGGTGGCCCTTGGAAAACCTTTAGCCGCGGGACACGGAACGTCGGGCAATGGCAGACGAGGAAGAAGACGAGGGGCCCGTCGTGGAACTGGGCGAGGGTGAACCCGTCGAGGGCGTCCCGCTCGAGCAGGCCACGGCACGACTCTACTACGGCATCGAGAAGAGCGAGGTCGAGCGC includes the following:
- a CDS encoding NUDIX hydrolase, with protein sequence MTVDRLDLSRLAGHDPATVSDEEREAAVLAPVLDRDGVDHLLFIRKADDRSSHAGQMGFPGGGREPTDADLRETALRECHEEVGMHPAEPTVRGRIDDIRTVSRYSVRPYVGRAPDREYVPDGVEVAEVAVLPVPELTDRANYDSERRDHPHYGDIRLHYFRVGGHVVWGATARMLVQLLELTSDWEMPAEPDRHVEPDAEFPV
- a CDS encoding NfeD family protein; the encoded protein is MVDVPGLGLPLSLVLLLAGTGLIVAEALAPGAHFIVIGVALLVAGLVGVLLPPGLGALSVFILAAVVLLAGAVSLYAYREFDFYGGRGSGQTSDSEALRGKSGRVTERVTTSEGEVKLEEGGFNPYYRARTTSGSIEVGEEVIVVDPGGGNVVTVESLHSGEDPIDRELARERRRTERERAADEDRESNTESGTETA